The following proteins are encoded in a genomic region of Leptospira fainei serovar Hurstbridge str. BUT 6:
- a CDS encoding mechanosensitive ion channel family protein — MNEIDWPTILRFHWVIGPVFAALGILLGYIFGGFIVPKLARNLTKDKLDKQHPLYLALLSFVRYFFLILGLYAAIHASSLHSDAKNSYFVYLKVLAILFFTLSIANVATGFFELYSSKNEGILSSASILNNILRIGILLIGGLVILQTLGISVAPALTALGVGGLAVALGLQETLSNLFAGLEVLLGKKVRVGDFITLETGEEGHIEDISWRTTSLRKLNGSTIVIPNAKMSKTTYINYELPSPNVSIGVSLSVSYQNDLQRVENICKEVAKQTLQSIYGKRTEVEPHVRFQAFGPSSIELAVTFRLKEITDQYLLRSEFIKSLHAKFRSEGIEFPTSAQNRV; from the coding sequence ATGAACGAAATTGATTGGCCGACGATTCTCCGATTCCATTGGGTGATCGGTCCGGTATTCGCAGCGCTTGGAATTTTGCTCGGTTATATTTTTGGCGGGTTCATAGTTCCGAAGCTCGCTCGGAATCTTACGAAAGATAAATTAGACAAGCAGCACCCGCTCTATCTCGCATTGCTATCGTTCGTTCGTTACTTTTTCTTAATTTTAGGATTGTACGCCGCGATTCATGCGTCGTCATTGCATTCCGATGCGAAGAATTCCTACTTCGTATACCTCAAGGTCCTCGCAATTTTATTTTTTACTCTCTCCATCGCTAACGTCGCAACGGGGTTTTTCGAATTATACTCTTCGAAAAACGAAGGCATCCTTTCCTCGGCTTCGATTTTGAATAATATTTTGCGCATCGGCATATTGCTGATCGGCGGATTAGTGATTTTACAAACGTTGGGAATTTCCGTTGCTCCCGCCTTAACCGCATTAGGCGTTGGAGGATTGGCCGTCGCATTGGGATTGCAGGAAACTCTTTCGAATCTTTTCGCCGGTCTGGAGGTTTTGCTTGGGAAGAAAGTCCGAGTGGGTGATTTTATAACCTTAGAAACCGGAGAAGAAGGACATATAGAAGATATCAGCTGGAGAACTACCTCTTTGCGAAAACTGAACGGCAGCACGATCGTCATTCCGAACGCAAAAATGTCCAAAACGACCTATATAAATTATGAACTCCCATCTCCGAACGTATCGATCGGCGTCTCCCTATCCGTTTCTTATCAAAACGATCTTCAAAGAGTGGAAAATATCTGCAAAGAAGTCGCAAAGCAAACACTGCAGTCCATTTACGGAAAAAGGACCGAGGTTGAGCCTCATGTACGCTTTCAGGCGTTCGGACCGTCTAGTATCGAATTGGCGGTGACATTTCGATTAAAGGAAATAACCGATCAATATTTATTGAGATCGGAATTTATTAAATCCTTGCACGCAAAGTTCAGATCGGAAGGAATCGAATTTCCGACATCCGCGCAAAACAGAGTTTAG